Within Leptospira langatensis, the genomic segment TAATTGATCGGAGTGATTAGGCTAGCTCCATTCGGTAAACCGGAACCTATCGAAGTCTGCACTAGGTCCGCCCCGTTAGAAGAAAACGATACCTCTACGGTTTGTGTTCCCGACTGATCTTCAATGATGTTTGTTATTTTAGAGCCTCTAAACCCAACTAAGAAGACATTCCGGAATGTCGGTAGATCAATGGTACTTGCTTTAAACGCAAGATAAGATCCAAATTCGTAAATATTCGTTTCGGTATTATTATCCGTGCATGTTACGGTAAAGCCCGAGGCGGAGCATACAAAAATCTGCGAAGTAGCAGGAATTGTGTAAGAGGATGGAATTATTCTGCAATCTCCTGATCCTCCCGTAGTAGCAGACCCCGGATCCAGCAGTCTGGAAAGAGTGTGCATTTCGTCCTTCTTGGCCTGGTCATCTTCACATGCAAAAAATCCGGCAAAAAATAATAAGAAAATCAATCGTTTCATAGCAATGCTCCCCGCTATAAATACCAGGATAGGGGTAAAATGCCGGTGTTGTCACCACTTTTATTTGGTGGTCGTTAAAAAATTGCGTTATGCAGTATGAGCTCGTTAGACGCCATTGCGGCCCGCCAAAATACTGTTCGGTGAGCTCATACTATCAAAATGGGTGATTTCTCAGGCTTTTGAGGCTTTTCCGCTTGCGGAAGGAGTTTTTTCGCTGCCGGTCAAAGCCAAAGTGGAACTCAATAGGGACGTAGCGATTTCTTCGGCCTCCGCCAGCGCCTTATCTCGCTCCTTGCCAAGCATGATCCCTGTTAGGACTAACTCGGAAAGTTGCTGAGTTATTAACTGGTCGTTGACGCTTGGATAATTTGTTGATAATTTATCCTTCAATGCAATGACCTTCGTCATCGTCTCTTTTGCGTTTTGCGTAGCAACTGCTGGCTCAATCCCTTTGCTAATATCACTCTTGGCTAACTGGGATATTTGTTGAAATACGACTGAATCGTTCATTTGATTTCCTCCACAACAAGACATTTCTTTTCCTTCACCATTTACCCATTGGGCACGATTGACTTTGTACTTTCGTTTTCAATCGGACAAAGCAAAGGCAAACGGAGCATTGCTCCATGGTTGGTATCGCCTTCCAGAGTAGTTCGCAATCTAAGCAGATTCCCATTCTTTTCTCGGAAAATGTTTTATTCTCTACTGACTGTTCCAAAATTAACTCCAGAATTGACCCGGGACGGTATATTCGTTCACCAAAACCCAATTCAAAAATTGATATTTGTAGACTTTGTATTTTGTAAACCAGCTTGGAACATGACAGGTATTGCAACTATTGATACAACACGTCGACCAGCAAC encodes:
- a CDS encoding DUF6171 family protein: MQYLSCSKLVYKIQSLQISIFELGFGERIYRPGSILELILEQSVENKTFSEKRMGICLDCELLWKAIPTMEQCSVCLCFVRLKTKVQSQSCPMGKW